The Etheostoma spectabile isolate EspeVRDwgs_2016 unplaced genomic scaffold, UIUC_Espe_1.0 scaffold285, whole genome shotgun sequence sequence AACATACTATTCACATGACAGTCTGCAGGTGACCaagtacacaaacacagatagaaaaaaagtcctgacacacaccacaccaggaCGGCAACCTTCTGCAGAAAAAGATCCCAGAgttgtcaaaaaagtgcctcagaaacactgcacacacattgcgtttcattattattattattatatttatgatgatgattattaacgctgcttaaaacacacatcgtTCAGTGCATTACTTTCCCTGCTCTCTtcagtctctctgtcactctaccACAACACACGCACAGCCCTCCCCTACCCCCTTCACACAGTGTCTgtacagtgttgccaacttagcAATTTTGCTGCAagatttagcaacttttcagaCACCCTTTGGACTTCTTTCACAAAGAGACTAGCAAGAAATCTGgcaactttctgtagaaaaacactgactttctgtaaaaaaaaatagtcgcCAGTATTGTCCAGAAAGCAGCGAGGTATTTTCTCCTCTGGCCACCAAAACGGtcacctctctctgaatctgtttgtgaggagcagaggagcaTGTCGTCCCCTCCTCGTGTCCGTAGGCAGGTAGAAAGGGGAAAAGCGACAGGGGCGGGGGCCGGTGCAGGAGAAAGATGAGTGAGCTTGCTGGTTCTGAGCAAGCCAGCCTCTTTgagaattctttattgatctttttaCCTTCCtttgtagaatttctttttttactcaaGACAGGCTACGTAAGTAATAATTATAAGGAAAATAAATTCTTGTATTGaataagctttatgcaaatgattgtGTAATGACGTCACAAATGTGCAAATGAGCGTTATGCTAACTTTATAGTCGAATCACCAACAGATGTGTGACTAGGATGTGGCCATATGGAACAGTGCCTGTGTCTTACTGTGATTGTTGGTCTTTGAAAAAAGCCGAAGGCCGGAACATCTCgaataaaaagagaaatgcaTTTGCAACACATTTTTCCTACAATgagttaaataaacaaaaaaaaaacatttgaatctGTCCATTCTTCCTTCTCGTCTGATCAACCACGTTCCGGACGACTGTGCTCGGAACATCTTCATGAATGTAGCAAGGAAAATCTTTGCTGATGGCATCAACTGGGGGCGAGTGGTGGCTCTCTCCATCTGGCCTACAGACTCATATTCAAGGTAACACCCATACGTATATCCCACAGACAGTGCTTCTCAGCTGGgctgtgttttcttcttctgaaaTTTGCATGCACTGTGAAATTAATTTGCGTTCCCCCGTCTTTGGTTTTGGTTTAAAGGCGATGAACTCCAACCGTCTAGAAAAACATCCGAACAATCATCAGCTGGGTTCGAGGTCATCAAAGAGAGCTGCTCTACGGCTGGCTGTACAGCAGGGAGGCTGGGTGAGTCAGTAAATTTATTATAAGCATATTTGAATTATAACCGACAGAAGCAGAATAAGTGCTGTACAAagttatatttaaaaacaaaggaatACAATTAAAACATAGACAGAGATCCCTGTCCCAGAGATCTGTTAGTTCCGTGCTATATTCATTTATACCAGGCGCAGGGTGtccattaaaaaaagtgtaagGACACCTACTAAACGAGTTCCGGTAAAATTGACTGTTTACCGTTCTAAATCCATGCGTTCATTCCAATTATACTAAATGTGATTGTTATTCCAAACACAGTGTCCAACTTTAGTGCCTCGTCCTTTAACACCACAAGGATGGCGTAACACACAAGCTTCAGGAAGTCTCTGACTGATTTGTTTCACACCGATCATCTCCCATCCCTTTAGCTCCTCAGGCTTCAGCCAAACAGTGCATATGTCGATCATTTGTtgtaaaaatctttttaaaaatgatctggGGACAATGACATTGTTAATAGCTAGCTAGTCTTGTGTTAAATATACTGTCAAAATACATTTACTGATGGTCAACTGTGTGCATGTAATGCTAGCATAGTGTTGGCTTCTGGCTCGTATGTCCAAGCTTAAGGCTTCTCTGAGCTGAGCGGACATAAAATATCCTGTTTCTTAGGACCTCCTATTTACTGGAACAGTGAACATTTGCATTGCATAGAACCTTATGGGATGGGAATGATTGTTGTAGGTATAGTCAAAACCCTCAGGCATAACCAGGGAACAgggtatgttttaaaaaaaagtaaagctatagtgcgtagtatCTGTCTTtccatgaggaattcaaagtatTGACAACAGCactgatacaagccttccgtgatcccccccacccctcctccacgcagttgctatgTCCAAGGatgacacggaggattaaaaaaacacgatGGACTCTTAAGAAGAGGTCAAAGGGACCATTGTATAGCGGGTTTACGCCTTCACAGTGGACACTTAATTCCTGACAATGGACACCTTTTTTTAGGCATAACCCTTTCAAAAGGCGTAATGGTTTATGTATGGACTTGTCAAGATCCAAAGCTCTTATCTTACTGTCTTGATCTTGTAGGGAGGGGGTGACGTGGTTTACGACTGGAGGACTCCTAACCATAGTAGCATCAGTAGCATTGGTGGCAGCTATTGTTTTCTACAGAAAGACCGCTGAGAACTTCGGACCTGGCAACCGGGCTGCTGTCCATCTCTGGCTAAACGCAGCTAAATAATGACAGTGTCTGGACATAATTAAAACCCTCCTCCGCTCATTTCATTAAGTATTGTACATAATCAATCTGTTCTCAGGAttccaataacaaaaaaaagcaatttttccAGTGGACAGTGGCCAGCTGTCCACTGGACATCTCCATCAGCCTTCACCAGCAGCTGTAAGGAACTACACCTGAGCTTCTGCAACACACCCTGTGGAAGCCATTTTAGAGGCTGTCAGCTCTCAGCAGGGGCTGTCAGAAGGTGATGGTGTTTATTGACATGTGATGTAGCTGTAGTTGTATTCAACAGACTAAAGGACCTGACCTACCTGAACCAGGTATCAGGTCCACATGGGTTGTGGGTGGGGTCAAATGTAAATGTCTCCAGGTCTTGGGTCTGAGCAGAATGTGGACTAGACCTGAGAAGACATAAAAATCAATGAACACataaacaacagcaacacattAAAAGTACTGTACATTCATTATGTTAGCTTGTGCTGGAAATTTGAGTGCATTATCTAGGGAATACCTCTACTTGGCTGTCTCAACAGAATTCAAAAGAACTGCAAAGTGGAAGAAAATGCGAGTTCAAGAATTAGCCTATAATCATTCCCACTTTTAAGTTTGTCTTTTAATATTATCCTCcacaagaaaacacaggaatgacgCGGCAAAATGTAAAGCCACAATAGGTTTATATTAGAGCCATGTGCTAGCCTTTTTTCTGAGGAATCCTGTTTTACCATCACTTGGTAGATGAGCCTCGGGCACTGTGGTTGTGGAAAAGaagccaaaaacaaaacaaatgaccctagatttccaccaactgcggaacggctgcggagtGGCTCCGCTGTGTGTCGACTCCGTGCTCCGCCATGACTAATAACTGAAGTCtcaaggacccacgagatctctcAAATTCACGTATGATAGCGCGATAtgacaggatgtagtttctataaacaaaaacaacaaacctctgacctgttgacttcaggcctgtctccACCCATTATGATGTTTttaaggtgtagtgcagggaaatatgatccgctgTGAGcacagtgtattttattttgaaaattaaccggatgttttattttggttctgtgctcgacttcctgtcctgcactatctgccgtgtgctgaattgctgcggagctctcctgTGTccagcaaaaatagaagctctgcgtatctgctccagAGGGCTAGGGCTCGTCGGAGTCGGGACGCAGCTGTTCCACAGTTggtgaaaatacacacagggACTTTAAGGGCAACCGAATGACTTTGCCGCCGTTCCGAagcggatccgcagccgttccgcagttggtggaaatcaggggtgAGAGCTCCAGGAATTTCACAGCGCGTCATGGTTGCAGTAGACCTTTTCACAGCAGAACATTAGGCATGTGAAATCACAACATCAATAGTAGCATAAACAATGGCTGCGTACCATTTTGTTTTACCCTGCCCAGGgcctttggcttttttttaaattaccttgataattaaataaattgcaCAATATTCCAAATCAAAGTGTCAAACTGAGGAAATAGGTGTATTGCGGCAAAACCCGGCATCTGATTCGCGCTGAATCTGAATTAATTGAACAATCATTGTATCACTGCATTTCTACTATCTTATAGATACAGCCGGGATATTGGACGTCTTTACCGAAAGGATCTTCAGAGTTGTTGTTTTATGTTACTTTCTGATATTTTGGAACGGCTTCTAAACTTTTGTACTAATAATCACCAGCAGATATTCATGCCAGTCATTTAAACCTTCTAagttgaaaatgaatggaatttTAGCTGAACATTGGGAAAATCCTCAATCACACACGCTGTAGCTGTGGTGAGGTGCTTTAGAGGGTATTCTGTGTCATCTCTAGATAAGCAACGGGGTCCGTTGGCCATCTCGTGCTGTGAACCACCTGAACTACACACCGGATCAAGGATCCCAGCTGAGCGTTTACAGACGAGGGTCTGTGCAATTTTCTGTACCACAGTGTTAAGAAGTGACTTCCTTTGCCGTGCCTTTCGTGAATGTAGTCAATCCCGCGATATACGTGACAGATGTTTTCAGTGTCAGACACCAGAATGGGCATAAGATGGTGATTTACTGAGAGGCTCATCGCCTAGAAACTGCTAATAGCCCTGTTAGCAAGGTCTATGACCAGCCCTCACATACTGCTCGAGCAGTGaccacagaaacagaaatagtCAGATCTGTCAGAAAAGAACAGGCAAGGCAACAAAATAACAGGTGATGGCAAACTGAGTACCACCTACACTAGCTGTTGTCAAAATACAACTTCTTTTCCAGGTCTCCACTGTGAACGGTAGGGCAACGATTTGCAGCGTTTTAATTAGGATGTCCGTTCAGCTTTTTTTGGCCCCCaatccgatttttttttttttctgccatacAAGTCCTGATCGATACTTGTATTTACCTCGATAATAGAGCTGTACGccatttttgtttacaaaaataactaacAAAGCAATGTTTTCAGCTTTAATACATGTAACAGTGCAGCAAGCATTTGTAAAAGTCAAATATGAAATCAACAGATTAGTGAATTTATTTTCAATCCAAACATCTTATTAGTTGAGCTGACTCCTGTATGACATGGTTTACTGGGTCACATTTggggatgtacagtatatccaaTTGTGAAAGTTGCTTTTATAAATATACAGATTAGGCCTGCTCACACCCAGTCTGATATTAATTTCAAGCCTACAGATGCTGGtcattttaaaacctgtttACAACCCTGCgactgcaaaaaagaaaaagaaaagcttgtCCTTAGTTTCTAAGTGTTGTAATAATCTCTGTTCCTAAccctgtgtgtgtcttcctgtcaaattgaaaatcaacactttagttaacgtttttaatgttttaacgttttcttacttttttgtcccctttttcaatgcttgtcttttttttgacgttttcaacactagtACACTAAgttataactttagttttacatttattttggaattatggtcaataaacctcatttgtatgaAATTATAACAAATGTTTGagatagaaaagcagaaattaggaattatttatctaaaaataaaggaatggatgttgatgataatcacagacggAAGTGTcactttactcaatactatttcaaaacaacttaaaattgaataagacgccccaaaagttatgaaagtagagatttgtacttgccaaagagcgttgtgtggaatcagtcatgttattttgggtaattaaaaagaacatagatataggaaaacaggccaattggacccgaggacaacacaagggttaggtaAAACACATGAGGGATAGGACAGAACTTAGAAGGCCTTCTGACACTTTCCGCGGAGATAaataatgtctttatttaaaacTTAAATGCTTTTAGTTATTGCCATGTGTGAGGGTGAGATGATCTGATGGGTGATTTTACGGTTCCAGACCTACCAGGTACTATTTTCTAGTGTCCATGTGGCTTTAGTTCGATATTTAGCTAGCAAAATTGATCATGCATTTTAAAGGATATCACACTATTTATCTATCTGTTTCACGGTGGttgtttgaaaaatgtgacCTGTCATTATTTTATGATAGAAAAATGACCTATTGGACCATATCTGGtgaaaaattaaattatactacCTTGCTCGCTGTGTGAATGTCTGACTCAGCTACTGTAGGTCATGGATTATCtaattataatgtaatttatATGTATACTCTTATTGATCCCTatagggaaattacaattacagttgtatttgaataatttatatTCATTTAATCCGTCATAGCAAGTTACTTCGGAGGTGGACTTAGGACCAAAGTGAAATATGTATGTTAGGTCCTGAATGCTGAGTTTAAAGTCATAACTGGAGTTTAATTGAAAGAACTtgttatttcagttttgtttttaaagattcttATGTATTTATGATTGTTGTAATTCGGTTTGCAGTGTGATGGTGGTGGAAAacagtctttctttttcttgatgATTAGAGGGCCTACACAAGGAACTATATCAAATCTGTAAATTCTGATTAAAAACTCAGACACCtcacaattacattttcatatGTGGCTTTCCGTATAAAACTTCGTAGTTAATGTTAATGAGCGAGTGAAGTGAGAAAATGTTTCAGACGAAACTATATTCACTGGtaatcttaaattaaaaaaacaccaaacaaaaaacatgtcttCCAGAACAGGGctaatttttttatatgtaatacAACAACAATGTAGAAGATCTGAACAACTTCATTtcataatataattaaaaaaaagccttttgatTTTCTATGGTCTAAGCATCactgtcaaaatgtaaaaacctGTGTAACTATGAACATAAGATCTTTTAAACATCTGAAGAAGAGTTTAgactttttccaatttttggTTGAATTGCAACAAGGGAGGTCGGGAGGAAAAAGCTGCATTACCACGGCGGCCACAGGGGAGGTCAATGGGTCAGGTGGCGCCGTTTCAATGACCTCTAACCTGCTGTACTCCTGGAGCCTACTCGTTTACAGGTTCACATCTGCTTCAAACGTTATTATTAAAACTATCTCTACCGTTTTGATCAAAAACTGCAACCCCcacacaaaatgcaaaccaAGTCCTCAATATCCTTTCAATGAACCTGCAGTCAAATCCCTTAAATGAAATAACACATATCTAAAAAGAGCTATTATATCAAATGGCTATTTCATGAACGTTGCTAACATTTGGTGGATATATGTATCATTTGTAACTCTAAAGCTCTTTACGTCTTTTCATATGGTATATCTCCACATTCATTAAAGAACacggtggggtgtgtgtgtgtgtgtgtgggtgtgtggtgtgtgtgtgtgtgtgtgtggtgtgtgtgtgttgtgtgtgtgaatggatgTTATTATGTGCTTTTCGTTTTTAAACAATAGCCTACATACATGCACTTTTACATATTAAAAACACCAttcacacattgtgtgtgtgtgtgtgtgttgtgcgcgcGCGCCTGAGTGTAATGTCGCGTTCACGTACTCTCACTTAGTGATTACGGAAACTGGAGCGAAGGTGAGCACATTGTGGGAATTATACCGCGCTGTTTTGGGCACAgtccctttgtttttttttgtatcgaTCAAGCGAAAGTAAACAGACATCTCAGGATTGCTGATTCGCCAAGCAACCAACCTAATATTGTTAGTTTAACGCACTTGACGCAGTCGCAAAGTGGCTGCGAGCGGAAGATCTGTATGTTTGTAATTTCTGTAAGTAATTACTTAAGCAAGTTCGGCTATCCTAATTTCCTCATAATAATATTCTTGAATCGTTATATGATGATGGGGGTGGCTCTCAGCTAATCACATTTCCTTTAGCCTCACTGCAACTGTAGTAATTTTAATGGTTCTGTCTATTGGAAATCGAGCCCATGTGTTTGTAATTTCCATGGGTCACACCCTCGCATGGATCAACTCGCATCCAACCGCACACGAGGCAGAGGGAACAACAAACTTGGTTGCTCACTTCACTCATTTAAGACGCTTGCCAGGTTGAGGAACGAGAATTGACCTAAAGCCTTCAGAGGGACAGTGTGTCGCGGAGAGTTAATGTATATCAGCCAATAATTAGCTCCAGAATGCTTTCTTTAAACTACTCCTTTTATTATAATGATATTATCTATGGTGTTTAAAGATCATGCAGTGCCGTTTTGccatttctcccttttttttggtTCTCCTGAAAGTAATTTTTTATTAGCTCTAATTTGAAAACTGATAGGACATGCATCGTGCGGTGTGTATTAGAGACAAAGTCAGTTCACCCATCCTAGAGAGTTTTATACCATTATCTGCATTATgccaaaagaataaaaaacaaaaaagtaaaaagtgtaGCGTTGCCTCAGACTAGACTCAATGCTGCGCGGCTATCATGCCTCTCTGCTAACATCCACTCTTCGTTGCCATGTTTGCATTTCACACTGAGCCTCTACACTGCCAATGCATCCTACATTATAACTCATGGAATCGAACTGTATTAAACACACTCTAATCTAAAGTTGTTTTTTACTGAGGGTGTAAACGTAGTTTTGTCTTGTTGTTCCCATGTAGGAACACATCTCTGGTTCATGTCAGTCGGacacacttctctctctctcatagtcaTGCACACATTGgttttttcagatttaaaaatgtctataatttacaatttaTTGGCTTTGATTGGTTTAAGGATGCACATTAGAATTGTGTGTACGCCTGATACATGGCTGTAAAATTAATGTATTAGAATTCTCAGAGTTTATCCATAAATAGGAACTTTAATCAGTTATATGTGTCAGTGAGATGGCTCTATAGCTAAATAACATTTCCTCTAGCCCGGCTGCCACTAAAGTactttttagtattttattgCTTAAAATACGACACATTagattgtgtgttgtttgttatttttaattcttgCCTCAACCCTTAGAATCGAACCCTCAGTCTCAAGCGCCACTAGGTCCAGTGAGAAACAGGCCTTTGCATACCACGTCGCCACATGCAAGGAATCAATGGGCATGGCGTGTTTCAAATGACTCAGATCTGATGACTCCTGGGAGCCTCATCGTTACAGTTTTTACTCTGCTTACACCGTTATCAAAACTATCTTTCCGTTTTTCAAAGTCACACACAATTCCCAAAACTGTACCATAAAATGCAAAAGTCCTCACAGCTCCTCCAAATGAAACACTGCAGGTTGTAAAATGCTTAAAATGTCATCAAACACATcctaaaagaaaagcatttgtatcaaatgcttttttttaacagttaggATACATTTGGAACATATATCAGACACATTGTTGTTCTAAATCtaagtttttttgtcttttataggCTTATTCTACATTTCATACAATGTTCTACAGGGAAAATTGTCTGAAGGGTTGGTA is a genomic window containing:
- the LOC116686021 gene encoding LOW QUALITY PROTEIN: bcl-2 homologous antagonist/killer-like (The sequence of the model RefSeq protein was modified relative to this genomic sequence to represent the inferred CDS: inserted 1 base in 1 codon), translating into MADSREEEIDEGEELQGAVGGEDVIDDPIMEQGAVILRGYVIERINTEEPSQHVSPETLGGRPNEQQDPQIKEVVEQLIRIADEINRNTELHHLINHVPDDCARNIFMNVARKIFADGINWGRVVALXHLAYRLIFKAMNSNRLEKHPNNHQLGSRSSKRAALRLAVQQGGWGGGDVVYDWRTPNHSSISSIGGSYCFLQKDR